Proteins encoded together in one Planctomyces sp. SH-PL14 window:
- a CDS encoding AAA family ATPase, translating into MTLTERLQESVRACFTGLWIESHEHQDALLEIQQLCRQEGWQLATWDIDQGLVGPGAAAASAADPLSAIRSLGALAPPEGTTLLVLQNFHRFLQSAEIVQTLSRQILAGKQNRTFIVVLAPVVNIPVELEKLFLVLEHELPGRDQLAEIARGIGTEQGDLPSGGELGTLLDAASGLTRYEAEGAFSLSLVRQGRITPDAVWELKTRTLRKSGLMSLYRGEDSFDSLGGLAALKAFCRRSLLHPRGRTKPKGVLLLGVPGTGKSAFAKALGRETGRPTLCLDIGALMGSLVGQTEQNIRQALRIADAMAPCVLFIDEVEKALSGVSGSGDSGVSSRLFGSLLTWMNDHMSDVYLVATCNDISRLPPEFSRAERFDGIFFLNLPGQSEREAIWRLYVEQFGLDPDQKRPADEHWTGAEIRACCRLAALLDLPLAQAAQNVVPVAVTAAESVDRLRNWASGRCLSADQPGIYSAGSLSKPPRRKITPSQN; encoded by the coding sequence ATGACGCTCACCGAGCGTTTGCAGGAGTCGGTCCGCGCCTGCTTCACCGGGCTGTGGATCGAATCCCATGAACATCAGGATGCTCTGCTGGAGATCCAGCAGCTCTGCCGCCAGGAAGGCTGGCAACTCGCCACCTGGGACATCGACCAGGGGCTTGTCGGTCCCGGAGCCGCAGCGGCTTCGGCGGCGGATCCGCTCTCGGCCATCCGGTCGCTGGGAGCCCTCGCCCCACCGGAGGGAACGACGCTTCTCGTCCTGCAGAACTTCCACCGATTCCTTCAGTCCGCTGAGATTGTCCAGACGCTCTCCCGGCAGATCTTGGCCGGGAAGCAGAATCGAACGTTCATCGTCGTCCTGGCGCCGGTCGTCAACATCCCGGTCGAACTCGAGAAGTTGTTCCTCGTCCTGGAGCACGAGCTCCCAGGGCGAGACCAACTGGCCGAGATCGCCCGCGGGATCGGGACGGAGCAGGGAGACCTTCCGAGCGGCGGCGAGTTGGGCACCCTCCTCGACGCCGCTTCGGGACTGACCCGCTACGAAGCGGAGGGGGCCTTCAGCCTGTCCCTGGTCCGGCAGGGCCGAATTACCCCGGATGCCGTGTGGGAGCTGAAGACGCGGACGCTCCGCAAAAGCGGCCTGATGTCGCTCTACCGCGGCGAAGACTCCTTCGACAGCCTGGGAGGACTTGCCGCCCTCAAGGCCTTTTGCCGGCGGTCTCTGCTGCATCCCCGCGGGCGGACGAAGCCCAAGGGAGTGCTCCTGTTGGGCGTCCCGGGGACCGGCAAGAGCGCCTTCGCTAAGGCGCTCGGCCGGGAGACGGGACGTCCCACGCTTTGTCTCGACATCGGAGCCCTCATGGGCTCGCTCGTCGGCCAGACCGAGCAGAACATCCGGCAGGCGCTTCGCATTGCCGATGCGATGGCGCCCTGCGTCCTGTTCATCGACGAGGTGGAGAAGGCGCTCAGCGGCGTGTCAGGGTCCGGAGACTCGGGAGTCTCCTCCCGGCTCTTCGGATCCCTCCTGACCTGGATGAACGACCACATGTCGGACGTGTACCTCGTCGCCACCTGCAACGACATCTCCCGGCTTCCTCCAGAGTTCTCCCGGGCGGAACGGTTCGACGGGATCTTCTTCCTCAATCTGCCGGGGCAAAGTGAGCGGGAGGCGATCTGGCGGCTCTACGTCGAGCAGTTCGGGCTCGATCCCGATCAGAAGCGTCCGGCGGATGAGCACTGGACAGGAGCAGAGATCCGAGCCTGCTGCCGCTTGGCGGCCCTGCTCGATCTGCCGCTCGCCCAGGCGGCTCAGAACGTTGTTCCGGTCGCCGTGACCGCCGCCGAGTCCGTCGATCGGCTCCGGAACTGGGCCAGCGGGCGTTGCCTCTCGGCAGATCAGCCGGGGATCTACTCCGCAGGATCCCTCTCGAAACCGCCGCGGCGGAAGATCACCCCTTCTCAGAACTGA
- a CDS encoding helix-turn-helix domain-containing protein: MARRADILERFGQRVRTLRKEQGYSQEAFAAACELDRTYVGGIERGERNVALRNIEAIARTLGISLAELMTGL; encoded by the coding sequence ATGGCACGGCGAGCAGACATCCTGGAGCGGTTTGGACAGCGGGTCCGCACGCTCCGGAAGGAGCAGGGCTACAGCCAGGAAGCCTTTGCCGCCGCCTGCGAGCTCGACCGTACCTACGTCGGCGGCATCGAGCGCGGCGAGCGGAACGTAGCCCTGAGAAACATTGAAGCGATCGCCCGGACGCTGGGGATCAGTCTGGCCGAGCTCATGACCGGACTCTGA